From a single Couchioplanes caeruleus genomic region:
- a CDS encoding LytR/AlgR family response regulator transcription factor: MSLVVLAVDDEPPALDELAYLLNADSRVAYVHRAGDATEALRVLRDTEVDAVFLDIRMPGLDGMELARILRRFARPPSIVFVTAYDDGAVDAFDLGVTDYVRKPVRAERLGESLRRVAGLRAVPPPAPAKREDEPTIPVELAGTTKMLPRSSVRWVEAQGDYARLHTADASHLVRVSLATLAERWADAGFVRIHRSYLVQLRLVAELRLTQSGYVVTIDGAELPVSRRHTRELKDKLIRAAKNDWTR; encoded by the coding sequence GTGAGTCTCGTCGTGCTTGCTGTGGACGACGAGCCGCCGGCGCTGGACGAGCTCGCGTACCTGTTGAACGCCGATTCCCGGGTGGCGTACGTGCACCGCGCGGGCGACGCGACCGAGGCCCTGCGCGTGCTGCGTGACACCGAGGTCGACGCGGTGTTCCTGGACATCCGCATGCCCGGGCTGGACGGGATGGAGCTGGCCCGGATCCTGCGCCGGTTCGCCCGGCCGCCGTCGATCGTGTTCGTGACCGCGTACGACGACGGCGCGGTGGACGCCTTCGACCTCGGCGTGACCGACTACGTCCGCAAGCCGGTCCGGGCCGAGCGCCTGGGCGAGTCGCTTCGCCGGGTCGCCGGCCTGCGCGCCGTCCCGCCGCCCGCGCCGGCGAAACGCGAGGACGAGCCGACGATCCCGGTCGAGCTGGCCGGCACGACGAAGATGCTGCCGCGCTCGTCGGTGCGCTGGGTGGAGGCCCAGGGCGACTACGCCCGGCTGCACACGGCCGACGCCTCGCACCTGGTCCGGGTGTCGCTGGCGACGCTGGCCGAGCGCTGGGCGGATGCCGGTTTCGTGCGGATCCACCGGTCGTACCTGGTGCAGTTGCGGCTGGTCGCGGAGTTGCGGCTCACCCAGTCGGGGTACGTGGTGACGATCGACGGCGCGGAGCTGCCGGTCAGCCGGCGGCACACGCGCGAGCTCAAGGACAAGCTGATCCGGGCCGCGAAGAACGACTGGACCCGCTGA
- a CDS encoding DUF4153 domain-containing protein: MVSTNAAAPKRVNTPAPAGAWQTTPLHGPWADVSLFGRRWPGPGRPASPATVAAVGAAGVIAALSVPLDRGGVGWAITAVAGIAAMIAARVVPSRHAGPAPRVPWQPRSLGAERFGWSAATAALLSVGAVRAAGWLFVLCVLTALLTGALAVAGGRSGRGVALAALMAPFAGMRSLPWLARGASVLRRAGGGLRVTATVGVSVALLVVFGSLFVSADAAFAGLVASVVPDIDVATIARWIFVFCAAVFVLGGAAFLRASTPDMSGLDGPGNRRVARLEWAIPLSLLVLLFGLFVGVQLTVLFGGSRHVLDTDGLTYAQYARSGFWQLLVVTGLTLLVLAGAARWAPRETRTDRMLIRSVLGALAVLTLVIVASALHRMNVYSDTYGLTRMRVLVALCELWLGVVFLLVLVAGVRLRAPWLPQAVVAAGVLALLGLAAVNPDRLIADRNVTRYEQTHRIDTAYLSNLSADAVPALNRLDGSHRDCALEPINRRLDQHPDDWRGWSLGREEARDVLAKNPPAFSLTCRRLFGGDR; the protein is encoded by the coding sequence ATGGTCTCGACGAACGCTGCTGCGCCGAAACGGGTGAACACGCCCGCCCCGGCCGGCGCCTGGCAAACCACACCGCTGCACGGCCCGTGGGCCGACGTCTCGCTGTTCGGGCGCCGCTGGCCCGGTCCCGGCCGGCCCGCCTCGCCGGCCACCGTGGCCGCCGTCGGCGCGGCCGGCGTGATCGCCGCGCTCAGCGTCCCGCTCGACCGCGGCGGCGTCGGGTGGGCGATCACCGCGGTCGCCGGGATCGCGGCCATGATCGCCGCCCGGGTCGTTCCGAGCCGGCACGCAGGGCCGGCGCCGCGGGTGCCCTGGCAGCCCCGGTCCCTGGGCGCGGAACGGTTCGGCTGGTCCGCGGCGACCGCGGCGCTGCTCAGCGTCGGCGCGGTCCGGGCGGCCGGCTGGCTGTTCGTGCTCTGCGTGCTGACCGCCCTGCTCACCGGGGCCCTCGCGGTGGCCGGCGGCCGGTCCGGGCGGGGCGTGGCGCTGGCCGCCCTGATGGCGCCGTTCGCCGGGATGCGCTCGCTGCCGTGGCTCGCCCGCGGTGCCTCCGTGCTCCGCCGGGCCGGGGGCGGCCTGCGGGTGACGGCAACGGTCGGGGTGTCCGTGGCGCTGCTGGTGGTGTTCGGCTCGCTCTTCGTCTCCGCCGACGCGGCCTTCGCCGGCCTGGTCGCCTCGGTCGTCCCCGACATCGACGTCGCGACGATCGCCCGCTGGATCTTCGTCTTCTGCGCCGCGGTCTTCGTGCTCGGCGGGGCGGCGTTCCTGCGAGCCTCGACGCCCGACATGTCGGGATTGGACGGTCCCGGGAACCGCCGGGTCGCCCGGCTCGAATGGGCGATCCCGCTGTCCCTGCTGGTGCTGCTCTTCGGCCTGTTCGTCGGCGTCCAGCTGACCGTCCTCTTCGGAGGATCGCGGCACGTGCTGGACACCGACGGCCTCACCTACGCCCAGTACGCCCGCAGCGGCTTCTGGCAGCTCCTCGTCGTCACCGGCCTCACGCTGCTCGTCCTCGCCGGAGCGGCCCGGTGGGCGCCGCGGGAGACGCGTACGGACCGGATGCTGATCCGCTCGGTGCTGGGGGCGCTGGCCGTGCTGACCCTGGTGATCGTCGCGTCGGCGCTGCACCGCATGAACGTCTACTCCGACACGTACGGCCTCACCCGCATGCGCGTGCTCGTGGCGCTCTGCGAGCTGTGGCTGGGTGTGGTGTTCCTGCTGGTGCTGGTCGCGGGCGTACGGCTGCGCGCCCCGTGGCTGCCCCAGGCGGTCGTCGCCGCCGGGGTGCTCGCGCTGCTCGGGCTCGCCGCCGTCAACCCGGACCGCCTCATCGCCGACCGCAACGTGACCCGGTACGAACAGACGCACCGGATCGACACCGCGTACCTGTCGAACCTGTCGGCGGACGCCGTACCGGCCCTGAACCGCCTCGACGGGTCGCACCGCGACTGCGCGCTGGAACCGATCAACCGGCGCCTCGACCAGCACCCCGACGACTGGCGCGGCTGGAGCCTCGGCCGGGAGGAGGCCCGCGACGTGCTCGCGAAGAACCCGCCCGCGTTCTCGCTCACCTGCCGGCGCCTCTTCGGCGGCGACCGGTGA
- a CDS encoding response regulator transcription factor, with the protein MNGTAARRILLVEDERTIADAVAARLRAEGFEVFLAYDGPAAVEAARRDRPDAVVLDVMLPGFDGLEVCRRIQAERPVPVLMLTARDDETDLLVGLAVGADDYLTKPFSMRELTARVHALLRRVAKTTAPAAPETLRLGDLEINLAERRVHRGGREAHLTPTEFDLLVHLAGRPRTVLPRERLLADVWGWADASGTRTVDSHIKGLRRKLGADLIRTVHGVGYALEVAR; encoded by the coding sequence ATGAACGGCACGGCGGCGCGCAGGATCCTCCTGGTCGAGGACGAGCGGACCATCGCGGACGCGGTGGCGGCCCGGCTGCGGGCCGAGGGGTTCGAGGTCTTCCTCGCGTACGACGGCCCCGCCGCGGTCGAGGCGGCCCGGCGTGACCGGCCCGACGCGGTCGTGCTGGACGTCATGCTCCCCGGCTTCGACGGGCTGGAGGTCTGCCGCCGCATCCAGGCCGAGCGGCCGGTGCCGGTGCTGATGCTCACCGCCCGCGACGACGAGACCGACCTGCTGGTCGGCCTCGCGGTCGGCGCGGACGACTATCTCACCAAGCCCTTCTCGATGCGCGAGCTCACCGCCCGCGTGCACGCCCTGCTGCGCCGGGTGGCCAAGACGACGGCGCCCGCGGCGCCGGAGACGCTGCGGCTCGGCGACCTGGAGATCAACCTGGCGGAGCGCCGGGTGCACCGCGGCGGCCGCGAGGCGCACCTGACCCCGACCGAGTTCGACCTGCTCGTCCACCTCGCCGGGCGCCCCCGCACGGTCCTGCCCCGCGAGCGGCTCCTCGCCGACGTGTGGGGCTGGGCCGACGCCTCCGGCACGCGCACGGTGGACAGCCACATCAAGGGCCTGCGGCGCAAGCTCGGCGCCGACCTGATCCGCACGGTGCACGGGGTCGGGTACGCGCTGGAGGTGGCACGGTGA
- a CDS encoding sensor histidine kinase: MSGQAGSILAVVAVLAALAGAVVAVLRLRARRGIATAGQRATYEVLHSASLAAEPLRTGLTAATAAKSARHLRRLVGAVGLAVSDGERCLAFDGRGGHHGDQFVAAARRATTNNRSIVLGMAELPCDRMDCVVRGAVITPLTGPDGRALGALVAVAEDQPAPGLVQATMETARWAGSQLALAELDSSRERLARAEVRALRAQISPHFIYNALTAIASFVRTDPERARELILEFAEFTRYSFRAHGEFTTLAEELRSIDRYLTIERARFGDRLQVRLQIAPEVLPVGLPFLCLQPLVENAVRHGLSRKPGVGMVSIEARDAGAECHITVEDDGVGMDPAALAEGVAEAANGKGDDAGRHVGLSNVDERLRSVFGDHFGLVVETAPGAGTKVSMRVPKFHPGVRA, encoded by the coding sequence GTGAGCGGTCAGGCCGGAAGCATCCTCGCCGTCGTCGCGGTGCTCGCCGCGCTGGCGGGCGCCGTCGTGGCCGTGCTGCGCCTGCGGGCCCGCCGGGGCATCGCGACCGCCGGTCAGCGCGCCACGTACGAGGTGCTGCACTCGGCCTCCCTGGCCGCCGAGCCGCTGCGCACCGGCCTGACCGCGGCGACGGCGGCGAAATCGGCCCGCCACCTGCGCCGGCTCGTCGGCGCCGTGGGCCTGGCCGTCTCCGACGGGGAACGCTGCCTCGCCTTCGACGGCCGCGGCGGCCACCACGGGGACCAGTTCGTCGCGGCGGCCCGGCGGGCGACCACGAACAACCGCTCGATCGTGCTGGGCATGGCGGAGCTTCCGTGCGACCGGATGGACTGCGTGGTGCGGGGAGCGGTCATCACCCCGCTGACCGGCCCGGACGGGCGGGCGCTCGGGGCGCTGGTGGCGGTCGCCGAGGATCAGCCCGCGCCGGGGCTCGTGCAGGCGACGATGGAGACCGCCCGGTGGGCCGGGTCGCAGCTCGCCCTCGCGGAGCTCGACTCGTCCCGTGAACGGCTGGCCCGCGCCGAGGTACGCGCCCTGCGCGCCCAGATCAGCCCGCACTTCATCTACAACGCGCTGACCGCGATCGCGTCGTTCGTGCGTACGGACCCCGAGCGGGCCCGTGAGCTGATCCTCGAGTTCGCCGAGTTCACGCGCTACTCGTTCCGGGCGCACGGCGAGTTCACGACGCTCGCCGAGGAGCTGCGCTCGATCGACCGCTATCTGACCATCGAGCGGGCCCGCTTCGGCGACCGCCTGCAGGTCCGGCTGCAGATCGCGCCCGAGGTGCTGCCGGTCGGCCTGCCGTTCCTGTGCCTGCAGCCGCTCGTGGAGAACGCGGTCCGGCACGGCCTGTCCCGCAAACCGGGCGTCGGTATGGTGAGCATCGAGGCGCGCGACGCCGGCGCCGAGTGCCACATCACGGTGGAGGACGACGGGGTCGGCATGGACCCCGCGGCCCTGGCCGAGGGGGTGGCGGAGGCGGCCAACGGCAAGGGCGACGACGCGGGCCGGCACGTCGGCCTCTCCAACGTCGACGAGCGGCTGCGCTCGGTGTTCGGCGACCATTTCGGCCTGGTGGTGGAGACGGCGCCGGGAGCGGGGACGAAAGTGAGCATGCGGGTGCCGAAATTCCATCCAGGGGTACGAGCGTGA
- a CDS encoding sensor histidine kinase — protein MLGWLPRPLDPVRSIKAKLSVALGLAGGVGLLIFWWSLDWMRVELSWFAIAVALGLVTLQVAAHGATVPLREMTVAAKAMARGDYTRRVRATSRDEVGELATAFNQMAADLAAADRQRRELIANVSHELRTPITALRGLLENIVDGVSRAEPDTMRTALAQTERLGRLVTELLDLSRLDAGVVPLAHDPIDLHDFLTDVVREARVNADGTGHDVRFEVASPRIRLTGDRERLHQVFANLLDNAARHSPPGGTVTLRAERHDEHVRIAVTDEGDGIPPADRERVFERFTRGDRARGGGTGLGLAIAHWVVQLHRGTIAVVDPPPLLLDDGATRPAAVRVRTGCHIHVTLPLQPA, from the coding sequence ATGCTCGGCTGGCTGCCCCGGCCGCTCGACCCCGTACGGTCCATCAAGGCGAAGCTCTCCGTCGCGCTCGGCCTGGCCGGCGGCGTCGGTTTGTTGATCTTCTGGTGGAGCCTCGACTGGATGCGCGTCGAGCTGTCCTGGTTCGCGATCGCGGTGGCGCTCGGCCTGGTCACGCTGCAGGTGGCGGCGCACGGCGCGACCGTGCCGCTGCGCGAGATGACGGTGGCGGCCAAGGCCATGGCGCGCGGCGACTACACGCGCCGGGTGCGCGCGACGTCCCGCGACGAGGTGGGTGAGCTCGCCACCGCGTTCAACCAGATGGCCGCCGACCTCGCCGCCGCGGACCGCCAGCGCCGCGAGCTGATCGCCAACGTCTCGCACGAGCTGCGTACGCCGATCACGGCCCTGCGCGGCCTCCTGGAGAACATCGTCGACGGCGTCTCCCGCGCCGAGCCGGACACCATGCGCACCGCCCTGGCCCAGACCGAACGCCTGGGCCGGCTGGTCACCGAGCTGCTGGACCTGTCCCGGCTGGACGCGGGCGTGGTGCCGCTCGCGCACGACCCCATCGACCTGCACGACTTCCTCACCGACGTGGTCCGCGAGGCGCGGGTCAACGCGGACGGCACCGGGCACGACGTGCGCTTCGAGGTGGCTTCCCCGCGGATCCGCCTCACCGGTGACCGCGAGCGCCTCCACCAGGTCTTCGCCAACCTGCTGGACAATGCGGCCCGGCACAGCCCGCCCGGCGGCACCGTCACGCTCCGCGCGGAACGCCACGACGAGCACGTCCGGATCGCCGTCACCGACGAGGGCGACGGCATCCCGCCCGCCGACCGGGAACGCGTCTTCGAACGCTTCACCCGCGGCGACCGCGCCCGGGGCGGCGGCACCGGCCTCGGCCTGGCGATCGCCCACTGGGTCGTCCAGCTGCACCGCGGCACGATCGCCGTCGTCGACCCGCCGCCCCTCCTCCTCGACGACGGCGCCACCCGTCCCGCCGCGGTCCGCGTGCGGACGGGCTGCCACATCCACGTGACCCTGCCGCTGCAACCGGCCTGA